In a single window of the Candidatus Binatia bacterium genome:
- a CDS encoding amidohydrolase family protein — protein MTRQDFRDQVISVDDHVQEPPELWTRRLSKSKWGDRVPHVEQQADGTERWIVDGRKLALEGVALAGALMADRSDEPQRWSEVPRMAYVPAERLKALDAGGIDCSVLYPTVAGVAGEVFGRIRDPQLELACIQAYNDWLIEEWAGASPRFIPQCIVPLFPAESAVQEIKRAVAKGHRGVIYPGIPMELRDVPHINEPDYDPVWATCQDLDVPICFHAGSSAQIQLQPYDGYSPKLKKAVEAMTGPASSIFVVVNLLLSRILFRFPKLKVVFSESALGWGSYLLQYADFQFENDRIYLEGYALKPSELFRRQCYLTTWYDRASLQNSGLVGAENILWSTNFPLATSTWPNSRDAIALCFEGLAGDARRKILRDNAAELYKIDKKMA, from the coding sequence ATGACACGGCAGGATTTCCGCGATCAAGTTATCAGCGTCGATGACCATGTCCAGGAGCCGCCTGAATTGTGGACGCGACGGTTATCGAAGAGCAAATGGGGAGACCGCGTCCCGCACGTCGAGCAACAAGCCGACGGCACGGAACGCTGGATCGTAGACGGCCGGAAGTTGGCGCTGGAAGGCGTCGCGCTGGCCGGCGCCCTCATGGCGGACCGCTCCGATGAGCCGCAGCGCTGGTCAGAGGTGCCGCGGATGGCCTATGTGCCGGCGGAGCGTTTAAAGGCGCTCGACGCCGGCGGCATCGATTGCTCGGTTTTATATCCGACAGTCGCAGGCGTGGCGGGCGAGGTCTTCGGCCGCATCCGCGACCCGCAGCTGGAACTCGCCTGCATTCAGGCTTACAACGACTGGCTGATCGAAGAGTGGGCGGGCGCTAGCCCGCGCTTCATTCCTCAATGCATCGTGCCGCTCTTCCCCGCCGAATCGGCGGTTCAGGAGATCAAGCGCGCGGTCGCGAAAGGTCACCGAGGCGTCATCTATCCAGGTATTCCCATGGAGTTGCGCGACGTGCCGCACATCAATGAGCCCGACTATGATCCTGTGTGGGCGACGTGCCAGGATCTGGACGTCCCCATTTGTTTCCATGCGGGGTCGTCGGCGCAAATCCAGTTGCAACCCTATGACGGCTACTCTCCCAAGCTGAAGAAGGCGGTGGAGGCCATGACCGGGCCGGCCAGCAGCATCTTCGTCGTTGTCAACCTGCTGCTCTCGCGCATCCTCTTTCGGTTTCCCAAGCTCAAGGTGGTGTTCAGCGAAAGTGCGCTGGGCTGGGGAAGTTACCTTTTGCAATACGCCGATTTTCAGTTTGAGAACGACCGCATTTACCTGGAAGGCTACGCTTTGAAGCCCTCGGAGCTCTTCAGACGACAGTGCTATCTTACGACTTGGTACGATCGGGCCAGCTTGCAAAACTCCGGGCTCGTCGGCGCCGAGAACATCCTTTGGTCGACGAACTTCCCCCTGGCCACTTCCACCTGGCCGAACAGCCGGGATGCCATCGCGCTTTGCTTCGAAGGGCTTGCGGGCGATGCGCGGCGGAAAATTTTACGCGACAACGCAGCCGAACTCTACAAGATCGACAAGAAAATGGCATGA
- a CDS encoding amidohydrolase family protein — translation MKLKFGLISADSHAQLDRDAFTSRMSKAKWGDRIPQVVEVKDDRSVNPVERWMVHGKIRGNYVANCPAVMERGETKCYPQRWEEVPPKVFDPLERLKALDEDGVDGEVLFPNPPVQNFSFLQGDGAFELACVRAYNDALAEWRAASDRYVPLALVPYLSGVETALAEVERAVKKGHGGIALLSEPSALAKGTYHFNDPAWYPLWGLCEALGIPIHIHESGGLATKISFPRWSGYSHNQFHSMLTVPTGAFPAESIPNLIFSGILDRFPRLKWVSAETGVGWVNYVMEGCDHEWERRRLWTEGILTRPSELFKRQIYVNFWFEKLGAEERHRISMDNIMWESDYPHTASTYPRSWKFVEETLKGVSEDLRRRLLCENAIRLYRFA, via the coding sequence ATGAAATTAAAGTTCGGACTCATCAGCGCGGATTCTCACGCGCAGCTCGATCGCGACGCGTTCACGAGTCGCATGTCCAAAGCGAAGTGGGGAGATCGGATTCCCCAGGTGGTCGAGGTCAAAGACGATCGATCAGTAAATCCGGTCGAACGCTGGATGGTCCATGGAAAGATCAGGGGCAACTATGTTGCCAACTGCCCGGCGGTGATGGAGCGCGGCGAGACCAAGTGCTACCCGCAGCGCTGGGAGGAGGTCCCGCCCAAAGTCTTCGATCCTTTAGAGCGGCTGAAGGCGCTGGACGAAGACGGCGTAGACGGCGAAGTGCTCTTTCCCAATCCGCCGGTGCAAAATTTCAGCTTCCTTCAAGGCGACGGCGCCTTCGAGCTTGCCTGCGTGCGGGCGTACAACGACGCCCTGGCCGAATGGCGCGCGGCGAGCGACCGCTACGTCCCGCTGGCGCTGGTCCCTTATTTAAGCGGCGTTGAAACGGCCCTTGCAGAGGTCGAACGGGCGGTAAAAAAAGGCCACGGCGGCATCGCTCTGCTTTCCGAGCCCAGCGCGTTGGCCAAAGGAACGTATCATTTCAACGATCCCGCCTGGTACCCCCTGTGGGGCCTTTGCGAGGCGCTGGGTATTCCCATTCACATCCATGAGTCGGGCGGGCTGGCGACAAAAATATCCTTTCCACGCTGGTCGGGCTACAGTCACAACCAATTTCATTCCATGCTCACCGTGCCGACCGGCGCGTTTCCCGCCGAATCGATCCCGAACCTCATCTTCTCCGGAATTCTGGACCGGTTTCCCCGGCTCAAATGGGTGTCCGCGGAGACCGGCGTCGGATGGGTGAATTACGTCATGGAAGGATGCGATCACGAGTGGGAGCGGCGCCGTCTATGGACGGAAGGGATTCTGACCCGGCCGAGCGAGCTGTTTAAACGGCAGATCTACGTCAATTTCTGGTTCGAGAAGCTGGGCGCGGAAGAGCGCCACCGGATCAGCATGGACAACATCATGTGGGAATCGGACTACCCGCATACCGCGTCCACGTATCCCCGGTCTTGGAAGTTTGTCGAAGAGACGTTGAAAGGAGTCTCGGAGGATCTGCGGAGGAGATTATTGTGCGAGAACGCCATCCGCCTCTACCGCTTCGCTTAA
- a CDS encoding ABC transporter substrate-binding protein, whose product MARAALIGLLFFFSISGKSFALDDFIMGISTKHISVAYLFMGKERGFFSEEGIELKLVVMPAYLAPTALIGKQIDGMEFGSTGITLRANGGPVVKIFSQSQKPGWFLMSNPAITELSQLSGKAITVGTLGSGSHLATVEILRKAGVNPDTVVFMGGRGGSDVRIQMLASGTVQAANLVPPYNFMAEKMGLRQMLFYGDHFDLAQFGLVVHESALETRRPFLKRVLRAFLKSHRYALERKEETMRWVVDNLKIEKNDAAKTVDVLLKSAAPTGVATDGAVQNALDPAAKGVATKKANLVDYTLLREVHQELGIR is encoded by the coding sequence GTGGCTCGTGCGGCCCTCATCGGTTTGTTGTTTTTCTTCTCGATCTCTGGGAAAAGCTTCGCTCTCGATGACTTCATCATGGGCATCTCCACCAAACATATCAGCGTCGCTTATCTGTTCATGGGGAAGGAGCGGGGTTTTTTTTCCGAGGAAGGCATCGAGCTGAAGCTCGTTGTGATGCCGGCCTATCTGGCGCCGACGGCGCTGATCGGCAAGCAGATAGACGGCATGGAGTTCGGCTCTACGGGGATTACTCTGCGCGCCAACGGCGGGCCCGTGGTCAAAATTTTCTCCCAGAGCCAAAAGCCCGGATGGTTTCTGATGTCTAATCCCGCGATCACCGAGCTTTCCCAGCTTTCCGGAAAGGCGATCACCGTGGGGACTTTGGGGTCGGGCTCTCATCTCGCCACGGTGGAAATCCTGAGAAAGGCCGGCGTCAATCCGGACACGGTCGTCTTCATGGGGGGACGCGGCGGCTCCGATGTCAGGATCCAGATGCTCGCGAGCGGCACGGTGCAAGCGGCCAATCTGGTTCCGCCCTATAATTTCATGGCCGAGAAGATGGGCCTCCGGCAGATGCTCTTCTATGGCGATCACTTCGACCTGGCGCAGTTCGGGCTCGTCGTCCACGAGTCCGCGCTGGAAACGAGGAGGCCTTTTTTAAAAAGGGTCCTCCGCGCTTTCTTGAAAAGCCACCGCTACGCCCTGGAGCGCAAGGAGGAGACGATGCGATGGGTCGTCGATAATTTGAAAATCGAAAAGAACGACGCGGCCAAGACCGTGGATGTGCTGCTGAAATCGGCCGCGCCGACCGGCGTCGCCACCGACGGCGCGGTCCAGAACGCCCTCGATCCCGCGGCGAAAGGCGTCGCGACGAAGAAAGCCAACTTGGTGGATTACACGCTGCTCCGGGAGGTCCACCAGGAGCTGGGCATCCGATAA
- a CDS encoding ABC transporter permease: protein MTLRIALRALRRNKLRSFLTMLGIIIGVGAVIAMVAIGEGAKALVRAQIASLGTNVIVIVPGSSVPGGVRTGFGGVRTLVDGDARAITEEVPAVSFASPSVRGTQQVIAGNQNWATLIQGVSPEFQHIREWQVEDGRFITDGDVDSSAKVAVLGQTVADTLFGNEDPLDAVIRVRNIPFRVVGILQAKGQTGQGVDQDDTIMIPYTTMQKRIFRMTWVHSIHVAVVSAARMQEAEQQITALLRQRHRIQADQEDDFTIRNLSDIAAASSSTTQVMAILLGTIASISLLVGGIGIMNIMLVSVTERTREIGIRMAVGARSRDIMLQFIVEAVVMAALGGALGILVGIGSSNMIHRFMEWPILIRPDIVAFALLVSGGVGIFFGFYPAQKAARLDPIEALRYE from the coding sequence ATGACTTTAAGAATCGCTCTCAGAGCGCTCAGGCGAAACAAGCTGCGCTCGTTTCTCACGATGCTTGGCATCATCATCGGCGTCGGCGCGGTGATCGCCATGGTGGCGATCGGCGAAGGGGCCAAGGCGTTGGTGCGCGCGCAGATCGCGAGCCTCGGCACCAACGTTATCGTGATTGTTCCCGGCTCCAGCGTTCCCGGCGGCGTGAGAACCGGTTTTGGCGGGGTTCGCACCCTGGTGGACGGCGATGCCCGGGCGATCACCGAAGAAGTTCCCGCGGTCTCCTTTGCTTCCCCTTCGGTCAGGGGCACGCAGCAGGTGATCGCGGGCAACCAGAACTGGGCGACCTTGATTCAGGGGGTGTCGCCGGAGTTTCAGCACATCCGCGAGTGGCAAGTCGAAGACGGCCGCTTCATCACCGACGGGGACGTGGACAGCAGCGCTAAAGTGGCGGTTCTCGGCCAGACCGTGGCCGATACTCTCTTCGGCAACGAAGATCCGCTCGACGCCGTGATACGGGTGAGGAACATCCCCTTCCGGGTCGTGGGCATATTGCAAGCCAAAGGACAAACCGGCCAAGGCGTGGATCAAGACGATACGATCATGATCCCTTACACCACGATGCAAAAGCGGATCTTCAGGATGACCTGGGTGCACAGCATCCACGTAGCGGTCGTGAGCGCGGCGCGCATGCAGGAAGCGGAGCAACAGATCACCGCGCTCTTGCGCCAGCGCCACAGGATTCAAGCCGACCAGGAAGACGATTTCACCATCCGCAATCTCTCCGACATCGCCGCGGCCTCGTCCAGCACGACGCAGGTCATGGCCATTCTTCTCGGCACGATCGCCTCGATCTCTCTGCTTGTCGGCGGTATCGGCATCATGAACATCATGCTGGTGTCCGTTACGGAGCGGACGCGCGAGATCGGGATTCGCATGGCGGTCGGCGCGCGCAGCCGCGACATCATGCTTCAGTTCATCGTCGAGGCCGTGGTCATGGCGGCGCTCGGCGGCGCGCTCGGGATTCTCGTCGGCATCGGCAGCTCGAACATGATCCATCGGTTCATGGAATGGCCGATCCTGATCCGTCCCGACATCGTCGCCTTCGCGCTGCTCGTGTCCGGAGGAGTGGGAATCTTCTTCGGTTTCTATCCGGCGCAGAAGGCGGCTCGGCTAGATCCCATCGAAGCGCTCCGCTACGAGTAG
- a CDS encoding ABC transporter ATP-binding protein — protein sequence MGDIEVPALRGINLQIDRGEFTAVMGASGSGKSTFMNILGCLDRPTSGSYLLEGHEVGSLSPDEWAYIRNHKIGFVFQGFNLLTRTTALENVELPMMYNGLHGKERRQRALEVLSLVGLEQRLDHMPSQLSGGQQQRVAIARSLVNRPALILADEPTGNLDSRTSADIMELFQRLNANEGLTIVLVTHEADIAAYSQRQIHFRDGLVTSDERSENEE from the coding sequence ATGGGGGACATCGAGGTCCCCGCGCTGCGCGGCATCAACCTCCAGATCGACCGCGGCGAGTTCACTGCGGTCATGGGGGCGTCGGGCTCGGGCAAATCCACCTTCATGAATATTTTGGGTTGCCTGGACCGCCCGACGAGCGGGAGTTACCTTTTGGAAGGTCATGAGGTGGGATCGCTCTCGCCCGACGAGTGGGCCTACATCCGCAATCACAAGATCGGGTTTGTCTTCCAGGGCTTCAATCTTCTTACGCGCACAACGGCGCTCGAGAACGTCGAATTGCCGATGATGTACAACGGGCTTCACGGCAAGGAAAGGCGCCAGCGCGCGCTGGAGGTGCTCTCTTTGGTCGGGTTGGAGCAAAGGCTCGACCACATGCCGAGCCAGCTCTCCGGCGGCCAGCAACAGCGCGTCGCGATCGCGCGCTCGCTGGTGAACCGTCCAGCGCTGATTCTGGCCGACGAGCCTACGGGCAATCTGGATTCAAGGACCAGCGCCGATATCATGGAGCTGTTTCAACGTCTGAACGCCAACGAGGGCCTCACGATCGTTCTGGTAACGCACGAGGCGGATATCGCCGCTTATTCCCAAAGACAGATCCATTTCCGCGACGGCTTGGTCACGTCGGACGAGAGAAGCGAGAATGAAGAGTGA